Proteins from a genomic interval of Thunnus thynnus chromosome 5, fThuThy2.1, whole genome shotgun sequence:
- the LOC137183059 gene encoding transient receptor potential cation channel subfamily M member 1-like — protein sequence MYIRVSYETKPDNLLHLMVKDWQLELPTLLISVHGGLQNFDLQPKLKQVFGKGLIKAAVTTGAWIFTGGVNTGVIRHVGDALKEHSSKSRGKVCAIGIAPWGILENKEDLIGKDVTRPYQTMANPLSKLAVLNNSHSHFILTDNGTCGKYGSEVKLRRLLEKHISLQKINTRLGQGVPLVCLIVEGGPNVISIALESLRDDPPIPVVVCDGSGRASDIISFAHKFSEDGGLVNDDVRDQLLVTIQKTFNYTKSQSQQILLMVMECMKKRELITVFRMGSEGQQDIEMAILTALLKGTNASAADQLSLALAWNRVDIARNHIFVYGHNLPPAGAIANTTTAVAPNQEKQKSPATAPRNKTRGKKGKGKGKAKPEPPEETDPRKLELIRWVNSLEQAMMDALVLDRVDFVKLLLENGVNIHHFLTIPRLEELYNTKLGPANTLHAVVRDVKKGNLPPDYQITLIDIGLVLECLMGGAYRSNYTRKAFRNLYNNLYGLKRPKALKLLGMEDDEPRTKGKKKPKKKKEEEVEIDVDDPEVCRFKYPFHELMLWAVLMKRQKMSLFLWQRGEEAMAKALVACKLFKAMAHECSESELVDDISQDLENNSKEFGQLAYELLDQSYKHDEQVAMKLLTYELVNWSNSTCLKLAVAAKQRDFIAHTCSQMLLTDMWMGCLRIGKNPGLKVILGIIFPPFILLLDFRLGDDASYHAPEGKEEGKEKDDDTKSSKDPNNDTTSRKGDEEEGSTKVRRIPIGKRFFEFYDAPFTKFWFNTICYLGYLMLYNYIILVKMERWPSIQEWTVIAYILTLGAEKVRQILMSEPGKLKQKISVWMEEYWNITDLVAICTFLLGLMLRLQHEPYMGYGRVIYCIDIIFWYIRVLDIFGVNKYLGPYVMMIGKMMIDMMYFVVIMLVVLMSFGVARQAILHPDEEPTWRLARNIFYMPYWMIYGEVFADSIDLYAMEINPPCGEHLYDEDGKKLPPCIPGAWLTPAIMACYLLVANILLVNLLIAVFNNTFFEVKSISNQVWKFQRYQLIMTFHDRPILPPPLIIFSHLYILFNRLFRRCARRRQEGELDEKDRGLKLRLNHEELKSLYEFEEQCVEEHFREKEDEQQSSSDERIKVTSERVENMSMRLEEVNERENTMKASLQTVDLRLAQLEEIHGRMAVALEKLAGVDKLELTRTYSRNSSVCDPSSLLRQGSINSADGYSLYRFHMDMEEFAAKQKDTDDLAKTGLERQRSICTLAKEGGQSLEVGGLDRTRPNSCVDILISPCEQKPVSPASSQDTMTNKGSTMLLDRLTDKNTLRPSSPPKRTKSLRYYPVEDQPTSALIKRRTMSTSIVSPPDDPVEPAVPTKSTQLPLGTSSSPKRTKSLRYIPTETQHQTSPITKKRAMSSIIYNPAEAGDDLLQTANYRSLVEQVTKTPNQWPENLEYQVHPNVFGHMPKVSMVRTLAQQFQTTPAPGELKQEENLIDQIPLESQGAPPATESMENQTKMKAKRNLSDSTEYLTVAQKYMPSHRSQSWNVSERRAKSLMVSKEAGASSSERNLVETCRVATAGGEDVGKKMEAEKREDDAQEEK from the exons ATG TATATCCGGGTTTCCTATGAGACAAAGCCTGACAACCTGCTGCATTTGATGGTGAAGGACTGGCAGTTGGAGCTGCCCACCTTGCTCATCTCTGTGCACGGAGGTCTCCAGAACTTCGACCTCCAGCCCAAGCTCAAGCAAGTTTTTGGCAAAGGCCTGATCAAAGCCGCTGTCACCACCGGAGCTTGGATCTTCACGGGTGGAGTCAACACAG GGGTGATCCGTCACGTTGGAGATGCCTTAAAGGAGCATTCCTCCAAGTCACGAGGGAAAGTGTGCGCGATTGGAATTGCACCATGGGGGATCCTGGAAAACAAAGAGGATCTCATTGGAAAAGAT GTAACCAGACCTTATCAGACGATGGCCAACCCACTTAGCAAGCTGGCTGTGCTCAACAACAGCCACTCCCACTTCATCCTGACCGACAACGGCACCTGCGGGAAGTACGGCTCCGAGGTCAAACTCCGTCGACTGCTGGAGAAGCACATCTCCCTGCAGAAGATCAACACCC GTCTGGGCCAGGGGGTCCCTCTGGTGTGTCTGATAGTGGAGGGGGGTCCCAACGTTATCTCCATCGCCCTGGAGAGTCTGAGAGATGACCCTCCCATTCCTGTGGTGGTGTGTGACGGCAGCGGTCGTGCTTCCGATATCATTTCCTTCGCACACAAGTTCTCAGAGGATGGAGG cctgGTTAATGATGACGTCAGAGACCAACTTTTGGTGACCATACAGAAGACTTTCAATTATACCAAAAGCCAGTCGCAGCAGATCCTGCTCATGGTTATGGAGTGCATGAAGAAAAGGGAACTG ATCACAGTTTTTCGAATGGGTTCTGAGGGACAACAAGATATTGAAATGGCTATCCTTACTGCCTTGTTAAAAG GCACGAATGCTTCAGCAGCTGACCAGCTAAGTTTGGCTCTGGCCTGGAACAGAGTGGATATTGCTCGCAATCACATCTTTGTCTATGGTCACAATTTACCA CCTGCTGGTGCCATCGCCAACACTACAACCGCTGTAGCCCCGAACCAGGAGAAGCAGAAGAGTCCCGCCACTGCTCCTCGCAATAAAACCAGAGGAAAGAAGGGGAAGGGGAAAGGAAAGGCAAAACCTGAACCTCCAGAGGAAACCGATCCGAGGAAGTTAGAGTTGATTCGTTGG GTGAACTCTCTGGAGCAGGCTATGATGGATGCTCTGGTGCTGGACAGAGTGGACTTTGTTAAGCTGCTCCTTGAGAATGGGGTCAATATTCACCACTTCCTCACCATTCCCAGACTGGAGGAGTTATACAACACA aAACTGGGCCCTGCAAACACACTGCATGCTGTGGTTAGAGATGTCAAAAAG GGGAACCTTCCCCCAGATTATCAGATCACTTTGATTGATATTGGTCTGGTGCTGGAGTGCCTCATGGGTGGAGCTTACAGAAGCAATTACACCAGGAAGGCTTTCCGCAACCTCTACAATAATTTGTATGGACTGAAAAGg CCAAAAGCTCTGAAGCTTCTAGGAATGGAG gATGATGAACCTAGAACAAAAGGcaagaaaaagccaaaaaagaaaaaagaggaagaggtggaAATTGACGTGGACGACCCCGAGGTCTGTCGATTCAAGTATCCCTTTCACGAGCTGATGCTGTGGGCAGTGCTGATGAAGCGCCAGAAGATGTCGCTGTTCCTCTGGCAGCGTGGAGAGGAAGCTATGGCCAAAGCCCTGGTAGCCTGTAAACTGTTCAAGGCCATGGCCCATGAGTGCTCTGAGAGTGAACTGGTGGATGACATCTCCCAAGACCTGGAGAACAACTCCAA AGAATTCGGCCAGCTGGCCTACGAGTTGTTGGACCAGTCCTACAAACATGATGAACAGGTGGCAATGAAACTCTTGACATACGAGCTGGTTAACTGGAGCAACTCCACCTGTCTGAAGCTGGCTGTGGCTGCTAAGCAACGTGACTTCATTGCCCACACCTGCAGCCAGATGTTGCTCACTGACATGTGGATGGGCTGCTTAAGGATTGGCAAAAACCCTGGCCTCAAG GTTATTCTGGGAATTATCTTTCCTCCTTTCATTCTACTGTTGGATTTCCGTCTTGGAGATGATGCGTCTTATCATGCACCTGAAGGCAAagaagagggaaaagaaaaggatGACGACACAAAATCCAGCAAG GACCCTAATAATGATACAACTTCCCGAAAgggggatgaagaggagggCAGCACTAAGGTCCGCAGAATCCCCATTGGCAAAAGGTTCTTTGAGTTTTATGATGCGCCCTTCACCAAATTCTGGTTCAACACC ATTTGCTATCTGGGCTATCTGATGTTATACAACTACATCATCCTGGTGAAAATGGAGCGATGGCCATCTATACAAGAGTGGACTGTCATTGCATACATCCTTACACTTGGCGCTGAAAAAGTCAGACAG ATTCTGATGTCAGAGCCAGGGAAGCTGAAACAGAAGATAAGTGTGTGGATGGAGGAGTACTGGAACATCACAGACCTCGTTGCCATTTGCACCTTCCTTCTTGGGCTCATGCTACGGCTGCAGCATGAACCTTACATGGGCTACGGCAGAGTCATCTACTGTATAGACATCATCTTCTGGTACATTCGCGTATTGGACATCTTTGGAGTCAACAAATACCTGGGGCCCTATGTGATGATGATAGGAAAGATG ATGATTGACATGATGTACTTTGTTGTGATCATGCTGGTGGTGCTTATGAGCTTTGGAGTTGCACGGCAAGCCATCCTTCACCCTGATGAGGAGCCGACCTGGCGCCTGGCCAGAAACATCTTCTACATGCCCTACTGGATGATCTATGGAGAGGTTTTTGCGGACTCGATAGACC TCTATGCAATGGAAATCAACC CTCCATGTGGTGAACATTTGTATGATGAGGATGGGAAGAAACTGCCTCCATGTATCCCCGGTGCCTGGCTCACACCTGCTATTATGGCCTGTTACCTTCTCGTAGCAAACATTCTTCTTGTCAACTTGCTCATTGCTGTCTTCAA CAACACCTTCTTTGAAGTCAAGTCCATTTCCAACCAGGTGTGGAAGTTCCAGAGATATCAGCTGATCATGACCTTCCATGACCGCCCCATCCTGCCTCCACCTCTCATCATCTTCAGCCACCTCTACATCCTCTTCAACAGGCTGTTTCGACGGTGTGCCAGAAGGAGACAAGAGGGAGAACTAGATGAGAAGGACCGCGGCCTCA AGCTGAGGTTGAATCACGAGGAGCTAAAAAGTCTGTACGAGTTTGAAGAACAGTGTGTGGAGGAACATTTCCGAGAGAAGGAGGATGAGCAGCAGTCCTCCAGTGATGAACGCATCAAGGTTACTTCTGAAAG AGTTGAGAATATGTCCATGCGTCTGGAGGAGGTAAATGAGAGGGAGAACACTATGAAGGCCTCCCTGCAGACGGTGGATCTGCGCCTGGCCCAATTGGAGGAGATCCACGGTCGAATGGCAGTTGCCCTAGAAAAACTTGCAGGAGTGGACAAATTGGAGCTGACCAGAACCTATTCGCGAAACTCCTCTGTGTGTGATCCTTCCTCTCTACTTCGCCAGGGCAGTATTAACAGCGCTGATGGTTACAGTCTTTACCGCTTCCACATGGACATGGAGGAGTTTGCAGCGAAGCAGAAGGACACTGATGATCTTGCTAAAACAGGGCTAGAAAGACAGAGGAGTATTTGCACTCTCGCCAAGGAGGGTGGTCAGAGCTTAGAGGTTGGTGGTCTGGATAGAACACGACCCAATTCGTGTGTGGACATTCTCATATCTCCATGTGAACAAAAACCTGTTTCTCCAGCATCAAGTCAAGACACCATGACCAACAAAGGCAGCACAATGCTGCTAGATAGACTAACAGACAAGAACACACTAAGACCTTCTTCCCCTCCAAAAAGAACTAAATCACTGAGATACTATCCAGTTGAAGACCAACCCACCTCTGCCTTGATAAAGAGGAGGACCATGAGCACCAGCATTGTCAGCCCTCCTGATGACCCGGTGGAACCAGCTGTACCCACAAAGAGCACCCAACTGCCACTGGGAACTTCCTCTTCTCCAAAGAGAACTAAATCTTTGAGGTATATTCCTACTGAAACCCAACACCAAACATCCCCTATTACAAAGAAGAGGGCTATGAGCAGCATCATCTACAACCCAGCCGAGGCAGGTGATGATCTGCTGCAAACCGCAAACTACAGGTCACTGGTGGAGCAGGTAACTAAAACTCCAAATCAATGGCCAGAAAACTTGGAGTATCAGGTGCACCCCAACGTCTTTGGTCACATGCCTAAAGTGTCAATGGTCAGAACTCTTGCGCAGCAGTTTCAAACTACCCCTGCGCCTGGAGAGCTTAAGCAAGAGGAGAATCTGATTGATCAAATTCCTTTAGAAAGTCAGGGAGCTCCCCCAGCAACAGAATCCATGGAAAACCAGACAAAGATGAAGGCGAAGAGAAACCTATCGGACAGTACTGAGTATCTGACTGTAGCTCAAAAGTATATGCCGTCTCACAGGTCACAGAGCTGGAATGTCAGCGAGAGGAGAGCAAAGAGCCTGATGGTTAGCAAGGAGGCGGGAGCCTCTAGCAGCGAGAGAaaccttgttgagacctgcagGGTGGCAACTGCTGGAGGTGAAGATGTAGGAAAGAAAATggaagcagagaagagagaagatgaTGCACAGGAAGAGAAATGA
- the LOC137183063 gene encoding ras-related protein Rab-8B-like has protein sequence MAKTYDYLFKLLLIGDSGVGKTCLLFRFSEDSFNTTFISTIGIDFKIRTIELDGKRVKLQIWDTAGQERFRTITTAYYRGAMGIMLVYDICNEKSFENIKNWIRNIEEHASSDVEKMILGNKCDMTDRRQVSKDRGEKLAIDYGVKFLETSAKSSLNVEEAFYTMGRDILHNLSSKTTDNNAGGSGKPIKITEKKSKRIKFFKCSLL, from the exons ATGGCGAAAACGTACGATTATCTATTCAAACTGTTGCTCATCGGAGACAGCGGAGTCGGCAAGACATGTCTGTTGTTCAGATTCAGCGAGGACTCCTTCAATACCACCTTCATATCCACAATAG GAATAGACTTCAAAATCAGAACAATAGAGCTGGACGGAAAGAGAGTCAAACTTCAAATCTG GGACACTGCAGGGCAGGAGAGGTTCCGCACCATTACTACAGCTTACTACAGAGGAGCGATG ggAATTATGCTGGTCTACGACATCTGCAATGAGAAGTCctttgaaaacataaaaaactgGATCAGAAATATTGAAGAG CATGCCTCATCTGATGTTGAGAAGATGATCCTGGGTAACAAATGTGACATGACTGACAGGAGACAGGTGTCCAAAGACAGAGGTGAAAAA CTGGCTATTGATTACGGAGTTAAGTTCTTGGAAACCAGTGCAAAGTCTAGTTTAAATGTAGAAGAG GCTTTTTATACAATGGGAAGAGATATATTACATAATCTGAGCTCAAAGACA ACTGACAACAATGCTGGAGGATCGGGCAAACCAATCAAGATcacagagaaaaagtcaaagAGAATTAAATTCTTCAAGTGTTCACTCCTCTAG
- the rps27l gene encoding 40S ribosomal protein S27-like isoform X1: MPLAKDLLHPAIDHERRQHKKKRLVQSPNSYFMDVKCPGCYKITTVFSHAQTVVLCVGCSTVLCQPKGGKARLTEGCSFRRKQH, from the exons ATGCCT tTGGCCAAAGATCTCCTCCACCCTGCTATTGACCATGAGAGAAgacaacacaaaaagaaaagacttgTTCAGAGTCCTAACTCCTACTTTATGGACGTGAAGTGCCCAG GTTGCTACAAGATCACCACTGTGTTCAGCCATGCTCAGACAGTGGTGCTGTGTGTGGGATGCTCAACTGTGTTGTGCCAGCCAAAAGGAGGAAAGGCCAGACTGACAGAAG GTTGCTCTTTCAGGAGAAAGCAACATTAA
- the rps27l gene encoding 40S ribosomal protein S27-like isoform X2 yields MDVKCPGCYKITTVFSHAQTVVLCVGCSTVLCQPKGGKARLTEGCSFRRKQH; encoded by the exons ATGGACGTGAAGTGCCCAG GTTGCTACAAGATCACCACTGTGTTCAGCCATGCTCAGACAGTGGTGCTGTGTGTGGGATGCTCAACTGTGTTGTGCCAGCCAAAAGGAGGAAAGGCCAGACTGACAGAAG GTTGCTCTTTCAGGAGAAAGCAACATTAA
- the dnaja gene encoding dnaJ homolog subfamily A member 4, with amino-acid sequence MVHETAYYDLLGVSPKASAEELKKAYRKLALKFHPDKNPNEGEKFKLISQAYEVLSDPKKRDLYDQGGEQAIKEGGMGGGTAPMDIFNMFFGGGGRMQRERKGKNVVHQLSVSLEEMYNGTTRKLALQKNVICEKCDGYGGKKGTLEKCSTCKGRGVQVKVQQIGPGMIQQIQTMCSDCQGQGESFSSKDRCKNCNGHKVERKKKILEVHIDKGMKDGQKISFSGEGDQEPGLEPGDVYIVLDQKEHPVFHRQDDNLIMKMNIKLVEALCGFKKTIQTLDNRTIVITSQPGEVIKYDDTKCVLNEGMPIYRDPYDRGQLIIQFQVEFPEKDWLPEHLMYQLERLLPPRDDVMITDDMEEVDLCEVDMRKQQKNYSREAYEEDEDSPRGGVQCQTQ; translated from the exons ATGGTTCATGAAACTGCCTACTACGATCTCTTGGGTGTCAGCCCTAAAGCCTCTGCAGAGGAACTCAAAAAAGCCTACAGAAAACTCGCATTGAAATTTCACCCCGACAAGAACCCCAATGAAGGAGAGAAG TTCAAGCTTATATCTCAAGCATATGAGGTGCTGTCAGACCCAAAGAAGAGAGACCTGTATGACCAAGGTGGGGAACAAGCGATCAAAGAGGGTGGCATGGGCGGAGGAACGGCCCCAATGGACATTTTCAACATGTTCTTCGGAGGTGGAGGAAGgatgcagagggagagaaaag GGAAGAATGTTGTCCACCAGCTTAGTGTTTCACTGGAGGAGATGTACAATGGCACCACCAGGAAGCTTGCACTCCAGAAGAATGTAATTTGTGAAAAGTGTGACG GGTATGGAGGTAAGAAAGGTACCTTGGAGAAGTGCTCAACTTGTAAAGGAAGAGGAGTACAGGTCAAGGTGCAACAGATTGGGCCAGGCATGATTCAGCAGATCCAAACCATGTGTTCAGACTGCCAGGGACAGGGCGAGTCATTCAGTTCAAAGGACCGCTGCAAGAACTGCAATGGACACAAAGTGGAACGCAAGAAGAAAATTCTTGAAGTTCACATCGACAAAG GTATGAAAGATGGCCAGAAAATTTCATTCAGTGGAGAAGGTGATCAGGAACCTGGACTGGAGCCTGGGGATGTATACATTGTGCTGGATCAGAAAGAGCACCCCGTTTTCCATAGACAAGATGACAATTTGATAATGAAGATGAACATTAAACTTGTTGAGGCCCTGTGTGGTTTCAAGAAGACCATTCAAACGTTAGACAACAGGACGATCGTCATTACCTCCCAGCCAG GTGAAGTAATCAAATATGATGACACTAAATGTGTTCTGAATGAGGGCATGCCAATTTACAGGGATCCTTACGATAGGGGACAACTTATCATTCAGTTCCAG GTGGAATTTCCAGAAAAAGACTGGCTCCCAGAGCATCTCATGTACCAACTGGAAAGACTACTTCCTCCCAGGGATGATGTGATGATTACCGATGACATGGAGGAAGTGGATCTCTGTGAGGTGGATATGcgaaaacagcagaaaaactaCAGCAGAGAAGCATATGAGGAAGACGAGGATAGTCCCAGGGGTGGAGTGCAGTGTCAGACACAGTGA